In Methanomassiliicoccales archaeon, the DNA window GCCGCAGAATGGACTTCGATTCAGTGCATGCCCATGACCTCGATACCCTTCTTCTTGGGGTGGCAATAACCCGTCTGAAAGGCGTACCATTGGTCTACGACGCCCATGAGCACTACGCTGCCATGGTCGCAGGTGATGTTCCCCCATTCTTTGCTAGAGTTTTCGACCGTTTGGAGGCTTGGGCACTACGATATGTTGATCTACTGGTGACGGCGAACAGTAAAATCGAGGAATATCTTCTTCCTCATCTCCGTTCTCCAAGAGTGAATTCCGTGGTAGTGATGAACTGCATCGATTATGTGGACCAAACTCCAACCCACAGGGATCATGATGGTATCATTGTATTTTACAGCGGCTCGCTTGAGTCAACAAGGTACGTCGAAGATATCGCTCTTGCCACCCTTGATATTGAAGATTGCACATTCAAGGTTGCTGGAGACGGTCCACTTCGCCAGAGGATCGAGCAACTATCGAAGACCCAGGATCGCATTATATTTATGGGGTATGTTCCGCATCAGGAGCTTCTCGAATCGATGATCGACATCGACCTCGTTGCTTGTTTGATGGACCCTTCGAACGAGAACAATAAGATTGGGACACCGAACAAGCTGTTCGAGTCGATGGTCCTCGGAGTTCCAGTCCTGGTGTCTGAGGGAACACTCAGTGCTGAGATCGCATTGGAGGAGGGGTGTGGAATCGCGATCAATTGGAGCGAAGGTGATTTCAAGGAAGCAGTTGAAACGATAAGAGATTCCCGGATGAGAAGGGAGATGGGTGACAATGGTCGAAGGGCGGCCAGGGAAAAGTACAATTGGGGCATCATGAAGAAGAGGCTGGTGGATGCCTACCGTTCCCTTTCCCCATGATCACTTTCTCTTCATCTCGGAGACGATGTAGTCTTTCATTTCCTTGGGATTGACCACGTTCAAGAAATAGTCAATATCCTCGCGTTTGAGCTCACCGAACAGCGCGAGTAAGCCACCGAATATAGCCAGTGTCACTGCCATGTATCCGAAAAGGTCCCACCACCGCTCCATCGGCCATATCATGGAGAGGCCTACAAGCGCCAGTCCGGTAATGGCTGCTGCCGGTATCATGAGGAGTAGTCGTGGATTCATGGTGGTCTTGGTCAACTTCCACACGATGAACCTGGTCGTAACAAGAAGTGTGGCGAAGGAGAACACCCTGGCCAGCGCCGCCCCTTCACCAGCAAGTCCCGGGAGCTCAAACCCGATGAGGCTTGGAGGAACCAACAGAAGGAGGAAGGCGATGTTGACCGAGAGGCTTACAGCCCATAACTTTGCACTCAGATCTGGCCTATTCACAGCGTTAATCTGGGAGAAATATATCTCATTCAGAAGGATTATGAGAGTAGAGACTGAGAGTAGTCTTAGAATGTCTCCCGCGATCTTGAATTCCTCTCCGCCAAGGATGATCATGCAGACTTCCGGTCCAAAGACCCATATAAGCGTCACGGCCGGGAAAGCTATCATGGAGATGTAACGTTCTGCCTTCCTTGTTTTGTCCCGTACTTCATCCAGATTCCCCTCAGAATGCATCTTGGAGAAAGCCGGGAATGTGAGTGTTGATACTGCCAGACCTATCATTAGCAAGAGCTCAAGGATGCGAGATGCACCTGTGTAATATCCAACATCAGTACTTGACCAAAAGAATCCTATGGTGACCTTATCGATGTTACCCATCAACGCGCTCATGATAGATATGGTGGCGATGGGGATCGCGAATACCATGTAGCTCTTGAAGAGTACGGGTTTCCGAATTCTAAGGTGCTTCTGAGACAGTATGAACAGCCCGGTAATGGCCATTGCCAGTCCACCCAAGACATATGCGTACGATAGCGTCAGGTCGTCCAGCCTGTTCAATGAGATGAAAATAACGAGGGGAACCCTGATCAGGGGATCCATTAAGAGGGTGATCTGGGTCTTGGCTGACTCTAGCTTGGCGTCAAATGTGTATGTTGCTAGATGGGCTACATCATAGAATACATGGTAAAGAATGAACATGAAAATTATGTTCATGGAAGAGTCTGTCAGCTTGAAACCCAGCAGCTCAGTCCAAACGAATAGGCTAGAGAGGACTATCACCACCATTGTGCAGGTAAGCAACAGCTTGACGATCAGATAGGTGCTTACGCAATCTGAAGGGTCCTTTCCTTCAGAGAGTCTTTTCAGGTGGGCCGCATTGAAACCAAGATCGGCGATGCAATTGAAGGTCGCCACAAGGGCCAAGGACCAAGAGATGGTGCCGTAAGTATCAGCACCCAAGTATCGGAAGATGAACATTAGTCCTATGAATCCCAATCCGGCCGATACGGCCCTTGAGGTCATTATAAGAACAGACCTTCTTCCGATCAAGGTATCAATGGTCGATATCCAGAAGTGTATTTAATTCTGTTCAAAGGAGGAATGTCCGACAAATGCTCTCGAATTCCCTCAGATTGTAAGGGCTGGCCTTAAGGGATTTGATTTCTGTTATCGAGATGGGATTTGAGTGTATGGATAAGCCAAATATTATATACCCAGTATCCTATATAATCTACCGTCCGACAGTCGTCGGACCAATGATGGGATGCGAGTAAGGGCCTTGCAGAGATCGAGGACTCGATTTTCGCTTCCCCCTTAGGGGGAGGAACATGCACCTCAAGCAGATCGAACTTGAGAACTTCAAGTCCTTTGGGCAGAAGCTTACTATTCCCCTGCTCGAGGGATACACGGCCGTCACTGGGCCTAACGGGTCGGGAAAGTCGAACATATCAGATGCCATACTGTTCGTCCTGGGACCAAAGAGCTCAAGGGCTATTCGGGCGGGCAAACTAACCGACCTGATATTCAATGGTGGAAAGTCCAAGAAACCTTCGACCTTCACCAAGGTATCACTGTTGTTTGACAACCAGGACCGAATGATCCCATTGAACAGTGACATTGTGAAGCTGACACGTTTGGTAAAGCTGTCTCAGGTTGGAGAGGGCTACAATTCATATTTCTACGTGAACGGACGCAAGTCCACACTCACCGAGTTCGACTCCCTCCTGTCGAACTCGAGGATCTCTGCTGATGGTTACAACCTCGTGCAGCAGGGTGACGTGACAAACATTGTGGAGATGACAGATCTCGAGAGAAGGCGGATACTGGACGATATCTCGGGGATCTCTCATTTCGACAATGATATCGCCAAGGCCGAGGAGCAGAGGAGGGAAGCCGAGCAGAACATAGAGCGTATCTCAATAATACTCACAGAGCTGGAGCGGCAGATTGATCAATTGGAGAAGGACAGGCAGACCGCCACCAAGTACCTCGCAATTCAGGATAGACTCACCCTCTCTAGAGCTCAAATGGCCCATAAGAGGAAGGAGTCTACTGTCATCGAGATACAGTCCATCGGTTCTCAGATCGAGGACCATGATCGTGAGATTGAGGGCCTCAAAGCCCGACGTCAGGAGATCATTACAAAGACCCTGGAGATCGACGGTCTCATGAGCGATGTGGAGAGGGAGATCGACGAGAGGGGCGGTGAAGAGTTCCGCGAATTGAAGGAAAGGATCGATCAGGTCAGGATCGATCTGGCCCGCACAAAGGACGCGATGGAGCGTGCCCTTGATGATGTCCAAGAGATTAAGGACCAGCAGGAAGAGAGGAAGGAGGAGTTCGAGGCATTAGACCAGGAAATAGGTTCCTTGGAGAATGAGTTTGGAGAGATCATTTCCAGCATAGATCATGATTCTAAGGTTCTGCAGAAAGGACGTGATGAGGTCGCAGATCTCGAGGGAAGTATGAGAGAGTGCGATTCGGAATTGGACAGTCTGGAGAAAGAGGTAGTTGACCTAGATGGAGTTGTCCGCTCCAGTGAGGAGGAACTTCATGCCAAGAGGCTGGAGAAGGACAGATCCGCGGATCGCATGGAGAGGCTCAGGGCAGAGGTCGCGAACATTGAGGAGGAGATAAAGAACCTCGAATTCGAGGTCAGCGACATCGACTGGAACCTGAAGGAGATCCGGACAGAGGACAAGGATTCATCAAAGAAGCTAAAGAAGGCGGAGGAGGATTTCCACACCAAGAAGCGTTTGGAGGAGAAGCTTGGCCGCGAGGCCGAGGATCTCGAACGGGCGATACACCGATTGACCCGTGAATACAATCATTTAAAGGCAGAGGCGGAGGCCGCTGAGAGTGTGGCCCGTGGTTACACCCGGGCAGTGAGCGCAATACTGGAAGCGAGGGATAGGGGCCAGATCAAAGGGATCCATGGTACCATAGCAGAACTGGCCAAGGTTGACGATAAGTACGAGACGGCCCTCAACATAGCCGCGGGGGCGAGGATGCAATCTATTGTAGTAGACGACGACGAGGTCGCATCCAACGCAATCCAGTTCCTGAAGAAGGGCAACCTGGGAAGGGCCACATTCCTTCCATTGAGCAAGATGAGGGAGTACCGACCGAAAGGAAGGTCCCTGATGATAGTCAAGGAGACCTTGGGTTTCGCCATCGACCTCATCGACTTCGATGAGAGCTACCGGTCCGCGTTCAGCTACGTCTTCGGGGAAACCTTGG includes these proteins:
- a CDS encoding glycosyltransferase family 4 protein produces the protein MGRRILMLLADEYRPDPRVRKEALALVEDGINVTILSWDRGHHHESRSEKEGLKIECVRTGKVYGLLKLGLNYPRFFLKAFGISRRMDFDSVHAHDLDTLLLGVAITRLKGVPLVYDAHEHYAAMVAGDVPPFFARVFDRLEAWALRYVDLLVTANSKIEEYLLPHLRSPRVNSVVVMNCIDYVDQTPTHRDHDGIIVFYSGSLESTRYVEDIALATLDIEDCTFKVAGDGPLRQRIEQLSKTQDRIIFMGYVPHQELLESMIDIDLVACLMDPSNENNKIGTPNKLFESMVLGVPVLVSEGTLSAEIALEEGCGIAINWSEGDFKEAVETIRDSRMRREMGDNGRRAAREKYNWGIMKKRLVDAYRSLSP
- a CDS encoding flippase, producing MTSRAVSAGLGFIGLMFIFRYLGADTYGTISWSLALVATFNCIADLGFNAAHLKRLSEGKDPSDCVSTYLIVKLLLTCTMVVIVLSSLFVWTELLGFKLTDSSMNIIFMFILYHVFYDVAHLATYTFDAKLESAKTQITLLMDPLIRVPLVIFISLNRLDDLTLSYAYVLGGLAMAITGLFILSQKHLRIRKPVLFKSYMVFAIPIATISIMSALMGNIDKVTIGFFWSSTDVGYYTGASRILELLLMIGLAVSTLTFPAFSKMHSEGNLDEVRDKTRKAERYISMIAFPAVTLIWVFGPEVCMIILGGEEFKIAGDILRLLSVSTLIILLNEIYFSQINAVNRPDLSAKLWAVSLSVNIAFLLLLVPPSLIGFELPGLAGEGAALARVFSFATLLVTTRFIVWKLTKTTMNPRLLLMIPAAAITGLALVGLSMIWPMERWWDLFGYMAVTLAIFGGLLALFGELKREDIDYFLNVVNPKEMKDYIVSEMKRK
- the smc gene encoding chromosome segregation protein SMC gives rise to the protein MHLKQIELENFKSFGQKLTIPLLEGYTAVTGPNGSGKSNISDAILFVLGPKSSRAIRAGKLTDLIFNGGKSKKPSTFTKVSLLFDNQDRMIPLNSDIVKLTRLVKLSQVGEGYNSYFYVNGRKSTLTEFDSLLSNSRISADGYNLVQQGDVTNIVEMTDLERRRILDDISGISHFDNDIAKAEEQRREAEQNIERISIILTELERQIDQLEKDRQTATKYLAIQDRLTLSRAQMAHKRKESTVIEIQSIGSQIEDHDREIEGLKARRQEIITKTLEIDGLMSDVEREIDERGGEEFRELKERIDQVRIDLARTKDAMERALDDVQEIKDQQEERKEEFEALDQEIGSLENEFGEIISSIDHDSKVLQKGRDEVADLEGSMRECDSELDSLEKEVVDLDGVVRSSEEELHAKRLEKDRSADRMERLRAEVANIEEEIKNLEFEVSDIDWNLKEIRTEDKDSSKKLKKAEEDFHTKKRLEEKLGREAEDLERAIHRLTREYNHLKAEAEAAESVARGYTRAVSAILEARDRGQIKGIHGTIAELAKVDDKYETALNIAAGARMQSIVVDDDEVASNAIQFLKKGNLGRATFLPLSKMREYRPKGRSLMIVKETLGFAIDLIDFDESYRSAFSYVFGETLVVETLAKARKLMGGVRLVTLEGELIESSGAMVGGTIQSSKLKFGVSSRGKLEEIGRELQATTTHSEQVASELRQVRADLIEIERMIREINGSFDLKGDRVKALETKKQSILVRLKETRSQRAERIEEKENLEGQLKSLIEEIETLVLELDKLKGEREEKRKNILELAPKDLSQRLKDLHSHINQITSNLSELKGRKEGLETKIRLLRERREELASLDKEQCEKISSLETEAIASGEMLNGLNAELKALRKIEESMGEEMESLRRRKEDLFKEKTRLEAERDTIDSKIETSSDFSIGLRTKLTIADEKLKEIEDEIKQYNVEVELPLPTLERLKETIRECETSLAGIGPVNLRSIDDYEEKKKRHENLNLEVERLETQRTDLLGLMKDLNEKKKGSFLQVFESVGENFRRVYAELSGGGEAELALANPKEPFEEGLIIRARPRTGKTLRLQALSGGEKSLTALSFIFAIQEYQPSPFYLLDEVDMFLDAVNADMVARRIQNASRSAQFVQITLRKVTMDKADHILGVTMQEAGISKVIMRPNMNEEIFTEPKNEVATEGTT